In Cicer arietinum cultivar CDC Frontier isolate Library 1 chromosome 7, Cicar.CDCFrontier_v2.0, whole genome shotgun sequence, a single window of DNA contains:
- the LOC101490381 gene encoding uncharacterized protein, with protein sequence MWTINDFPAYANLSGWSTKGQYVCPCCGIETTSRWLRHGKKICYMCHRRWLAPNHKWRLNSRDFDGTRELRNPPRRIDGSDILRQMDESREEGLANGAQPWKKKSIFFTLPYWQYNVLRHNLDVMHIEKNVCDNIIGTLLNQEGKSKDNYKARVDLVDMGIRNMLHPQPSPKSSIMFLPRACYQMTNKEKDAFLSILKNVKTPDECSSSIPRCVHIKQHKIFGLKSYDCHVLMQELIPIALRGTLPDKVTSVLIDFCNFFKKICSKVLNVEFLEHLESQIAVTLCQLETMFPPSFFTIMVHLVIHLAYEAKVAGPVQYRWMYPIERFNRPRRNDDEIDSTLSDNVTFLHPIGRPLGGKRPQKLQIGKRKRIQRLDEQISPQVTHELRWLARGPSEVVRRYTGYAINGFRFHTKKRERHLKTQNSGVVVKTKTSKDEIDYFGQLTDIIQLDYSGKYKVVLFKCNWVDIKRGVKKDKFGLTLVNFKFLKHTGKNICDDPFVFASQAKKGFYVYDERNKDWHVVLNAKVRDIYDMGDEESNKVEEIHEQIMHDTSEDTRNVIDLVRVEVEDDNDFFEVVVDVDNLGDNENEEEEEWENMF encoded by the exons ATGTGGACTATTAATGACTTTCCAGCATATGCTAACCTGTCTGGATGGAGTACTAAAGGTCAGTATGTATGTCCTTGTTGTGGTATTGAAACAACCTCACGATGGTTACGTCAtggtaaaaaaatttgttacatGTGTCATCGTCGTTGGTTAGCTCCCAACCATAAATGGAGGTTAAATAGTAGAGATTTTGATGGAACACGGGAGTTAAGGAATCCTCCTAGAAGAATTGATGGAAGTGATATTTTAAGGCAAATGGATGAATCTAGAGAAGAAGGTCTAGCAAATGGGGCACAACCTTGGAAAAAGAAGAGTATTTTCTTCACACTGCCTTATTGGCAATATAATGTATTGCGTCACAATCTTGATGTGATGcacattgaaaaaaatgtatgtgATAACATCATAGGTACATTGTTAAACCAAGAAGGAAAGTCCAAAGATAATTATAAGGCGCGAGTTGACCTTGTAGATATGGGGATAAGAAATATGCTTCACCCACAACCGAGCCCTAAAAGTAGTATAATGTTTTTGCCAAGAGCATGCTATCAAATGACTAACAAAGAAAAGGATGCTTTTTTGAGCATCCTTAAGAATgtaaaaactccagatgaatgCTCATCAAGCATCCCACGCTGTGTGCATATCAAGCAACACAAAATATTTGGCTTAAAAAGTTATGATTGTCATGTTTTGATGCAAGAGCTTATTCCAATTGCATTAAGGGGTACATTGCCAGATAAAGTCACTtcagttttgattgatttttgcAATTTCTTCAAGAAAATTTGTTCTAAGGTACTTAATGTGGAATTTCTAGAACATTTGGAGTCTCAAATTGCGGTGACACTTTGTCAATTGGAAACAATGTTCCCTCCTTCATTTTTTACTATCATGGTGCATTTGGTAATCCATTTGGCATATGAAGCCAAGGTTGCTGGACCGGTACAatatagatggatgtatcctATTGAGAG GTTTAATAGACCTAGAAGGAATGATGATGAAATTGATTCTACATTGTCAGATAATGTGACATTCTTACATCCTATTGGAAGACCATTGGGGGGTAAAAGAccacaaaaattacaaataggGAAGCGAAAGAGA ATTCAGCGTTTGGATGAACAAATTAGTCCACAAGTAACTCATGAACTTAGATGGTTAGCTCGTGGGCCATCTGAGGTAGTGAGAAGATACACTGGTTATGCAATTAATGGTTTCAGGTTTCACacaaagaagagagagagacaTCTGAAAACACAAAATAGTGGAGTAGTTGTAAAGACTAAGACTTCCAAAGATGAAATTGATTACTTTGGACAATTAACTGATATAATTCAGTTAGATTATTCTGGCAAGTACAAGGTTGTTCTATTCAAATGTAATTGGGTTGATATTAAGAGAGGTGTCAAGAAAGATAAGTTTGGACTGACACTtgtgaatttcaaatttttaaaacataccggaaaaaatatttgtgatgaCCCTTTTGTTTTTGCATCACAAGCTAAAAAGGGGTTTTATGTATATGATGAGAGAAACAAGGACTGGCATGTTGTTCTGAATGCAAAGGTTAGGGATATCTATGATATGGGGGATGAAGAATCTAACAAAGTTGAAGAAATTCATGAGCAAATAATGCATGATACAAGTGAAGATACTCGTAATGTTATTGATTTAGTTAGAGTTGAAGTTGAGGATGATAATGATTTCTTTGAAGTTGTTGTGGATGTTGATAATCTTGGtgataatgaaaatgaagaGGAAGAGGAATGGGAGAATATGTTTTAG